The genomic segment GGCTGATCACCGACCTCCCATTCATTAGTCGTTGTGCGAGGCGAGAAGTATCGCTCCTTTGAGCGGCTTCCTTCCTCGTCGGCCCGAACGCCGACGATCACGCCGGTGAACGGCTCACGGTTCGCGTCGAGTACGTACTTCCCGGAGGCGTGGTCAAACCTGTAGCGGGGCCCTTCTCCGCTCAGAGTTCTGGTGAGCGCCTCTGTTTTGAGCAGGCTGCAGCATGTGATTCTATCGACCGCACCATCCGGAAACGTGCGCTTCGCGGAAAGCGCCTCTTCATTCTGCCCATAGATGAGATTCAGCCGCCAATCCGCCACGAGCCGATCGCGGTAGCGGATCATTTCCGGAATCTTGTAGGCCGTGTCGATGTGGATGAGTGGGAACGGCACATGACCGAAAAAAGCCTTCCGCGCGAGCCAGAGAAGGACCGTGCTATCCTTTCCGATCGACCACAGCATCCCCAGCTGTTTGAAGTTCGCGTATGCTTCCCGCAGTATGTAAATGCTCCGGGCTTCGATGTCGTTGAGATGGTCCATGTCGATTCCTTTTACCTTCCCTGACTCGATTCAAGACAACTGCCGCCGCATCGTCGACCGACATCTCCCGGGTATCTATCGTCAGCTCCGGATGCACCGGAATCTCGTAAGGGGCGTCGATCCCCGTGAAGTTCGGAATCTCTCCGCCGCGCGCCCTGGCGTAGAGTCCCTTGATGTCGCGTCGCTCACATTCCTCGATTGGCGTCGCGACGTATATCTCGATGAAGTTATCACATAGTTGGCGGACGAAGCTGCGCGATTCCTCGTACGGCGAGATGAGCGAGGCAACCACAATGACTCCGTTCCTCTCGAGCCGGCTCGCAAGGAATCCGACTTGGCGGATGTGAGCATCGCGTTCCGCGCGTGTGAAACCGATTTCCGGGAAAATGTCGCGAATCGTGTCGCCGTCGAGGTGCTCAACCCGATCTCCGCGCCGCTCGAGCTCTTCCACCACCCGGGCGGCGATTGTGCTCTTCCCAGATCCGGATAGACCCGTGAACCACAGCACCGCCGCCTGGCCGCCGGGCTCCTCCTGATCGTCCAACAGGGCCTTGATCTGGTCGGCAGCCTCGGAGATAGGAAGTTGATCGCTCAACGTGAGATCCCGCGGGACGGCTGAGATATCGCTGGGTCCAAGCCAGACGGTAGTGATCCTGTCCTCATCAACACCTTCCCTGATGATCTCGAGATCCCCCGTCGTCAGCTCGGCTGCGGTCACGATCAGGATCACCCCCGCGTCCAGCATCAGGTTCGCGATCTCGGCAAGGCGGCGCATGTGCTCCCGCCGGTCTTCGGCCGCGCGCCCGAGATCCGCGTCGACTCCATAGAGGATATTGCCAATCCCGAGAAAATACACGACGCGGCCGTCTGCAAAGAGGCGACGCTCGAGCTCCCGCGCGACTGCCTTCCTGTCGGCGTGCTGTTCCCCGGTTATCAGCACGAGCCGCGAACGCTGGCCAAAGCGCGTTGCGCGCTGTTCCCCCGAGATGTCGCTCGGTTCCCACTTGTAGTTGCGGAGCAGGACACGATCGCGCACCCATGACTGTCGATCGGGGAGCGCCTCCCTGATGATTCCGCCGCCGCGGATCTCATAGTCCTCCACGAGTACGAAACGGCCTGTCTCGGGGATGTCCGACACAAGGTCGAACGCGATGGACCGTCCAAGCTCGAGCACGCACTCAGCCACATCATTCCGGCCTATCTCCTCAGGAGACTCAACCACCGCCAGCGTCGAAGCATCGAGGACTCGATGAACAGCCTCGAGACGTACTGGAACCCGGGCGGTTCCGAGCTTGAGCGCATACTCCCGCCGCTTCACCAGCGGCTGGGGTCCAAGCCAGAAAACCGATACCCGCAGTCGCGTTGTAACCTGCGGCCTTGGCTCCTCGATCCGGACCGCGATCTCACCGCGGGGGACGTAGATCTGCTCGTCAAGAGTGAATCCGATCGCGCTACCCGCAACAGCACTCGTTGGATTCCCGGCGTTGAAGGCTTCGATGCTCCTGATGCGGCTGCGCTTGCCCGACGGCAGGAAAAGGACTTCGTCGCCCACGAACACGCTGCCCGTCAGCACCGTGCCCGCGACGATACGACGGTCGTCCCCCTCCTCTGTGAATTTGTACACGCTCTGGACAGGCATGCGGAACGGTCGCTCGACCTCGCTCCTATCGG from the Gemmatimonadaceae bacterium genome contains:
- the cysD gene encoding sulfate adenylyltransferase subunit CysD, which produces MDHLNDIEARSIYILREAYANFKQLGMLWSIGKDSTVLLWLARKAFFGHVPFPLIHIDTAYKIPEMIRYRDRLVADWRLNLIYGQNEEALSAKRTFPDGAVDRITCCSLLKTEALTRTLSGEGPRYRFDHASGKYVLDANREPFTGVIVGVRADEEGSRSKERYFSPRTTTNEWEVGDQPPEFWNQYKTEFAPGTHVRIHPLLDWTELNIWEYIERENIPTVSLYYDQGDGTRYRSLGCGPCTRAVASNARNVTDIIAELRTGRFAHVAERAGRAQDKDDGGGLETLRRDGYM
- the cysC gene encoding adenylyl-sulfate kinase, producing the protein MTTREPRMGIVITGHVDHGKSTVVGRLLADTGSLPDGKLEQVRAHCAATARPFEYAFLLDALKDEQAQGITIDSARVFFNSGKRHYVILDAPGHIEFLKNMITGAAHAEAALLVIDALEGIRENSRRHGYMLAMLGVRQVAVIVNKMDLIAYDQTTFEAIADEFRDFLRKLDVEPSCFIPVSGRHGDNVAGHSDRMPWHSGPTVLEALDAFTTDRSEVERPFRMPVQSVYKFTEEGDDRRIVAGTVLTGSVFVGDEVLFLPSGKRSRIRSIEAFNAGNPTSAVAGSAIGFTLDEQIYVPRGEIAVRIEEPRPQVTTRLRVSVFWLGPQPLVKRREYALKLGTARVPVRLEAVHRVLDASTLAVVESPEEIGRNDVAECVLELGRSIAFDLVSDIPETGRFVLVEDYEIRGGGIIREALPDRQSWVRDRVLLRNYKWEPSDISGEQRATRFGQRSRLVLITGEQHADRKAVARELERRLFADGRVVYFLGIGNILYGVDADLGRAAEDRREHMRRLAEIANLMLDAGVILIVTAAELTTGDLEIIREGVDEDRITTVWLGPSDISAVPRDLTLSDQLPISEAADQIKALLDDQEEPGGQAAVLWFTGLSGSGKSTIAARVVEELERRGDRVEHLDGDTIRDIFPEIGFTRAERDAHIRQVGFLASRLERNGVIVVASLISPYEESRSFVRQLCDNFIEIYVATPIEECERRDIKGLYARARGGEIPNFTGIDAPYEIPVHPELTIDTREMSVDDAAAVVLNRVREGKRNRHGPSQRHRSPEHLHTAGSIRELQTAGDAVVDRKG